A region of Lacinutrix sp. Hel_I_90 DNA encodes the following proteins:
- the secA gene encoding preprotein translocase subunit SecA: MNFLNSVLKVFVGDKSKQDVKAISPLVDKIKTFETALEALSHDELRAKTVEFKAIIAETRKPFNERKEKLRVEAEAIDDIDRREDIYQEIDKIEDESYAAVEDTLNAILPEAFAVVKETAKRFTNNTEITVTATPFDREVSGMGEYVALDGEKATWSNSWDAVGKAITWDMVHYDVQLIGGVALHEGKIAEMQTGEGKTLVATLPVYLNALAEKGVHLVTVNDYLAKRDMAWMAPIFQFHGMSIDCIDNHRPNSEGRRKAYNSDITYGTNNEFGFDYLRDNMANSPDDLVQRPHHYAIVDEVDSVLVDDARTPLIISGPIPQGDRHEFTELKPKVEDIVAVQRKHLTQVLVDAKKLIAEGDTKEGGFQLLRVYRGIPKNKALIKFLSEEGNKLLLQKTENTYMADNNREMPKVDAELYYVIEEKNNQIELTDKGVEYISGKDNPDFFVMPEIGIEIAKIEAQGLSSEDEANLKEELFREFGVKSERIHTLNQLLKAYALFEKDNQYVVMDNKVMIVDEQTGRIMDGRRYSDGLHQAIEAKENVKIEDATQTFATVTLQNYFRMYRKLSGMTGTAVTEAGELWEIYKLDVVEIPTNRPIARHDREDLVYKTKREKYNAVIDEVTNLSQQGRPVLIGTTNVEISELLGKMLSIRKVPHNVLNAKLHKKEADIVEQAGQPGQVTIATNMAGRGTDIKLSDAVKKAGGLAIVGTERHDSRRVDRQLRGRAGRQGDPGSSQFYVSLEDNLMRLFGSERIAKMMDRMGLKEGEVIQHSMISKSIERAQKKVEENNFGVRKRLLEYDDVMNSQREVIYKRRHHALFGERLRVDLANMLFDTSEGMAETNKAASDFKNFEFELIRYFSMASPVTEAEFNKLSATALTKRIYNAAFDHYKAKMARNAEIAFPVIKDVFENQGDKYKRIVVPFTDGKKTLQVVTDLETAYNSEGKQLVTDFEKNITLAIIDDAWKTHLRKMDELKQSVQLAVHEQKDPLLIYKFEAFELFKGMIDRVNKEVISFLFKGELQANQGNEISEARQTRKKENLKTQKDEIQNLDERSAQNRAAGNTQQQQQVVETIVRDQPKIGRNDRVTIKHVMSGENKTVKYKQAEPLIAKGEWVLTEE; the protein is encoded by the coding sequence ATGAATTTTTTAAATTCCGTACTAAAAGTCTTTGTTGGCGACAAATCTAAACAAGATGTCAAAGCCATCTCACCTTTAGTAGATAAAATTAAAACCTTTGAAACCGCTTTAGAAGCTTTATCTCACGATGAATTACGAGCTAAAACAGTAGAATTCAAAGCCATTATTGCCGAAACTCGAAAACCTTTTAACGAACGTAAAGAAAAGTTACGCGTAGAAGCAGAAGCAATTGATGACATTGACAGACGTGAAGACATTTATCAAGAGATTGATAAAATTGAAGACGAATCGTATGCTGCAGTAGAAGATACTTTAAATGCTATTTTACCTGAAGCATTCGCTGTGGTTAAAGAAACAGCAAAACGTTTTACAAACAACACCGAAATTACAGTAACCGCTACCCCGTTTGACAGAGAAGTCTCTGGCATGGGAGAGTATGTTGCGCTTGATGGTGAAAAAGCCACCTGGTCAAACTCATGGGATGCTGTGGGAAAAGCCATTACTTGGGACATGGTTCATTACGATGTACAACTTATTGGTGGTGTCGCTTTGCATGAAGGTAAAATTGCCGAAATGCAAACAGGTGAAGGTAAAACTTTAGTCGCAACCTTACCGGTTTACTTAAATGCCTTAGCCGAAAAAGGTGTGCATTTAGTAACAGTAAACGACTATTTAGCAAAACGTGATATGGCCTGGATGGCGCCCATTTTCCAATTCCATGGCATGAGTATAGATTGTATCGATAACCACAGACCAAATTCTGAAGGGCGTCGTAAAGCCTATAACTCTGATATTACTTACGGTACAAATAACGAATTTGGTTTTGATTATTTACGTGATAACATGGCGAATTCGCCAGACGATTTAGTACAACGCCCGCACCATTACGCGATTGTCGATGAGGTTGATTCTGTATTGGTTGATGATGCCAGAACACCCTTAATTATTTCAGGTCCGATTCCACAAGGTGACCGCCATGAATTTACAGAATTAAAGCCAAAAGTTGAAGATATTGTTGCAGTACAACGCAAACATTTAACTCAGGTTTTAGTGGATGCTAAAAAATTAATAGCGGAAGGTGACACCAAAGAAGGTGGTTTTCAACTGTTAAGAGTGTACAGAGGTATTCCAAAGAATAAAGCATTAATTAAATTCTTAAGTGAAGAAGGTAATAAGCTATTACTTCAAAAAACAGAAAACACCTACATGGCAGATAACAACCGTGAGATGCCAAAGGTTGATGCAGAATTGTACTACGTTATTGAAGAAAAAAATAATCAAATTGAATTAACCGATAAAGGGGTTGAATACATTTCAGGAAAAGATAATCCAGACTTCTTTGTCATGCCAGAAATTGGTATTGAGATAGCCAAAATTGAAGCACAAGGTTTATCTTCTGAAGATGAAGCCAACTTAAAAGAAGAGTTATTTAGAGAGTTTGGTGTAAAATCTGAACGCATACATACCCTAAATCAATTACTAAAAGCCTATGCTTTATTTGAAAAAGACAACCAATATGTTGTTATGGATAATAAAGTTATGATTGTTGATGAGCAAACAGGTCGTATCATGGATGGTCGTCGTTATAGCGATGGCTTACACCAGGCTATTGAAGCTAAGGAAAATGTAAAAATTGAAGATGCCACACAAACTTTCGCGACAGTAACCCTTCAAAATTACTTTAGAATGTATCGTAAACTGTCTGGTATGACAGGTACTGCGGTTACAGAAGCAGGCGAATTGTGGGAGATCTATAAATTAGATGTTGTTGAAATTCCAACGAACAGACCCATTGCACGTCACGATAGAGAAGATTTAGTTTATAAAACAAAGCGTGAAAAATACAATGCGGTTATTGATGAAGTAACCAACTTATCGCAACAAGGCCGTCCTGTTTTAATAGGTACCACTAACGTAGAAATTTCTGAGTTACTAGGGAAAATGCTAAGCATTAGAAAAGTACCGCACAATGTATTAAATGCAAAACTCCATAAAAAAGAAGCCGATATTGTAGAACAAGCTGGGCAACCTGGTCAAGTAACCATCGCTACGAACATGGCTGGTCGTGGTACCGATATTAAGTTAAGCGATGCCGTTAAAAAAGCTGGTGGTTTAGCTATTGTTGGTACAGAACGTCATGATTCTCGTCGTGTAGACAGACAATTACGTGGTCGTGCTGGACGTCAAGGAGATCCAGGAAGCTCACAATTTTATGTGAGTTTAGAAGATAATTTAATGCGACTGTTTGGTAGTGAGCGTATTGCCAAAATGATGGACCGTATGGGACTTAAGGAAGGCGAAGTGATTCAGCATTCTATGATTTCTAAATCTATTGAGCGTGCACAGAAAAAGGTTGAAGAAAATAACTTTGGCGTGCGTAAGCGTTTATTAGAATATGACGATGTTATGAACTCGCAACGTGAAGTAATTTACAAACGTCGCCACCATGCGTTATTTGGAGAACGTTTACGTGTTGATTTAGCAAACATGCTTTTCGATACTTCGGAAGGCATGGCTGAAACCAATAAAGCTGCGAGTGATTTTAAAAATTTCGAATTCGAATTAATCCGTTACTTCTCTATGGCATCGCCAGTGACAGAAGCAGAATTCAATAAATTATCAGCAACGGCATTAACAAAACGTATTTACAATGCTGCTTTTGATCACTACAAGGCAAAGATGGCTCGTAATGCTGAGATTGCGTTTCCTGTGATTAAAGATGTTTTTGAAAACCAAGGCGATAAATACAAACGTATTGTTGTACCGTTTACAGATGGTAAAAAAACATTACAGGTCGTAACAGATTTAGAAACGGCTTACAATTCAGAAGGAAAGCAATTAGTTACAGATTTTGAAAAGAACATTACTTTAGCCATTATTGACGATGCCTGGAAAACGCATTTACGTAAAATGGATGAGTTAAAACAGTCTGTTCAACTTGCGGTTCATGAGCAAAAAGATCCACTTTTGATTTATAAGTTTGAAGCTTTTGAATTATTCAAAGGCATGATAGACCGAGTAAACAAAGAAGTAATTTCGTTTTTATTTAAAGGAGAATTACAAGCCAATCAAGGCAACGAAATAAGTGAAGCAAGACAAACCCGTAAAAAGGAAAATCTGAAAACACAAAAAGACGAAATCCAAAATTTAGATGAGCGTTCTGCTCAAAACAGAGCCGCCGGTAACACACAGCAACAGCAACAAGTTGTAGAAACCATTGTACGTGACCAACCTAAAATTGGGCGTAATGACCGTGTGACCATTAAGCATGTTATGAGTGGTGAAAATAAAACCGTAAAATACAAGCAAGCAGAACCTTTAATCGCTAAGGGCGAATGGGTTTTAACAGAAGAATAA
- a CDS encoding carboxypeptidase-like regulatory domain-containing protein — MKNQFSLNIKTPCHENFNQFSQTPDGGFCGSCEKEVIDFTKMNTQDLVNYFQNQKRQNTCGRFNRSQLSTVNENHKQGKNLSLVGGIGLACILAFSMNTIQAQESQNPTKTAVNTQEVQNSAFQNSFIVKGNVSDNSEPLVGVNVTLEGTKTGTVTDFNGHFEFPIKLKKGDVLVFSYLGLESQKVVIENENSASNIALDIKMTLDTVVIMGKVAVKGVYQSKRNK; from the coding sequence ATGAAAAATCAATTTAGCTTAAACATCAAAACACCTTGTCACGAAAACTTTAATCAATTTTCTCAAACTCCAGACGGTGGCTTTTGTGGCTCTTGTGAAAAGGAGGTCATCGACTTTACAAAAATGAACACTCAAGATCTTGTTAATTATTTTCAAAATCAAAAGCGTCAAAACACCTGCGGAAGATTTAATCGTTCTCAGTTAAGCACGGTCAACGAAAATCACAAGCAAGGTAAAAACCTTAGCCTTGTTGGTGGTATTGGACTGGCGTGTATACTGGCTTTTTCAATGAATACAATACAAGCACAGGAGTCTCAAAACCCAACAAAAACGGCTGTAAACACTCAGGAAGTTCAAAATTCAGCATTTCAAAATAGCTTTATTGTAAAAGGAAATGTGTCTGACAACTCTGAACCATTAGTTGGTGTTAATGTGACATTAGAAGGAACCAAAACTGGAACAGTAACAGATTTTAATGGGCATTTTGAATTTCCTATAAAGCTTAAAAAAGGAGACGTTTTAGTTTTTAGTTATCTCGGACTGGAATCACAAAAAGTAGTTATAGAAAATGAAAATTCAGCGTCAAACATAGCACTAGACATAAAAATGACATTAGATACAGTGGTTATTATGGGGAAAGTAGCCGTAAAAGGCGTGTATCAATCAAAGCGAAATAAATAA
- a CDS encoding transglutaminase domain-containing protein: MKNTFIYLVLFVFNSTMAQVSDFKSINFTIADNVATLNEGSSLENLPLLAYKLTHKLPTQVEKFRAIYTWVCNNIEGDYYQHEKINRTRKRFQNDSLGYIKWSNGYKKTAFKTLRKHKKTMCTGYAYLIKELCFLANIACEIVDGYGRSINANVEEFEMTNHSWNAVKLNNKWYLCDATWSSGYTDENNNFVNDYNEGYFLTDPTLFAKNHYPTLQKWLLNATVTPTDFVSSPLVYGDIFKHKVILISPEQMQIKTKENAEIYFSFKHLKNSTLDTVSLVLFSGSNTRPLKIYALKTENKIVNFKYRFEHKGYYDVHLKINNDIVATYTVEVSKR, translated from the coding sequence ATGAAAAACACCTTCATTTATCTCGTCCTTTTTGTCTTCAATAGTACGATGGCTCAAGTCTCAGATTTTAAATCTATAAATTTTACCATTGCAGATAATGTAGCGACCTTAAATGAAGGTAGCAGCTTGGAAAACTTACCATTATTAGCGTATAAATTAACGCACAAACTTCCTACCCAAGTTGAAAAATTTAGAGCCATATATACATGGGTTTGTAATAATATTGAAGGCGATTACTATCAGCATGAAAAAATAAATAGAACACGAAAAAGATTTCAAAACGATAGTCTAGGGTATATTAAATGGAGTAATGGTTACAAAAAAACCGCCTTCAAAACGTTACGAAAGCACAAAAAAACCATGTGTACCGGCTATGCTTATTTAATAAAAGAACTTTGTTTTTTAGCCAATATAGCCTGTGAAATTGTCGATGGTTATGGGCGCTCTATAAACGCTAATGTAGAAGAATTTGAAATGACTAACCATTCTTGGAATGCCGTGAAATTAAACAACAAATGGTATCTCTGTGACGCCACATGGTCTAGTGGGTATACTGATGAAAACAATAATTTTGTTAACGACTATAATGAAGGCTATTTTTTAACAGACCCTACATTATTTGCTAAAAATCATTATCCAACACTTCAAAAGTGGTTGCTTAACGCTACCGTGACACCTACAGATTTTGTTTCATCCCCACTAGTGTATGGTGACATTTTTAAGCATAAAGTGATACTTATAAGTCCTGAACAGATGCAAATAAAAACAAAAGAGAATGCCGAAATCTACTTTAGTTTTAAACATTTAAAGAACAGCACTCTTGATACTGTTTCTCTAGTGCTCTTTTCTGGCAGTAACACGCGGCCTCTAAAAATTTATGCCCTTAAAACCGAAAACAAAATAGTGAATTTTAAATACCGATTTGAACATAAAGGGTATTACGATGTACATTTAAAAATAAATAACGATATCGTAGCGACCTACACCGTAGAAGTCTCTAAACGTTAA
- a CDS encoding DEAD/DEAH box helicase, with product MSFKDLKLNRPLLRAIAEKGYDNPTLIQERTIPLVLDKKDVIASAQTGTGKTAAFALPILQLLYDKQEAPKKGKKIRAVVVSPTRELAIQIQENFEGYATYTNLTSAVIYGGTAIEPQKERLKAGVDILIATPGRLLDLHKQDSLNLDYVETLVLDEADLMLDMGFIDDVKKIERLCPKEKQTLLFSATIPYKVEQLANGILKAPKRIEVSQNSSTSKNVEQALYFVPKPKKIELCLHLLRDTIKGRIIIFRRTKYGVDKLEKTLLKNNYKVDSIHGDKSQTLRQEALSDFKKNKVDILIATDVAARGIDVDDVDAVINFDMPNVPETYVHRIGRTARAGNTGASYSFCSADEKEYVKAIQQLINLQLNVVEDHPYPLDPKAKKEVHTSNKTGSKHRKGRKSEGSKKKKKRWY from the coding sequence ATGTCATTTAAAGACCTAAAGCTTAACAGACCATTATTACGTGCCATTGCCGAAAAAGGCTACGACAACCCAACGCTTATTCAAGAGCGTACCATTCCGTTAGTTTTAGATAAAAAAGATGTCATTGCTTCTGCACAAACGGGAACTGGAAAAACAGCGGCGTTCGCCTTGCCCATTTTGCAGTTGCTGTATGATAAACAAGAAGCTCCAAAAAAAGGTAAAAAAATACGTGCGGTTGTGGTTAGTCCTACTCGGGAATTGGCCATCCAAATTCAGGAAAACTTTGAAGGTTACGCCACATATACTAATTTAACCTCTGCTGTTATTTATGGAGGAACTGCTATTGAGCCTCAAAAAGAGCGCTTAAAAGCAGGTGTCGATATCTTAATTGCGACACCAGGTCGTTTACTCGATTTACATAAGCAAGACAGTCTCAATTTAGATTATGTAGAAACCTTAGTTTTAGACGAAGCAGATTTAATGCTAGACATGGGTTTTATAGATGATGTCAAAAAGATTGAAAGACTCTGCCCTAAAGAAAAACAGACACTCTTGTTTTCAGCAACAATCCCTTACAAGGTTGAACAATTAGCGAATGGCATCTTAAAAGCACCTAAACGTATTGAAGTTTCCCAGAATTCTTCAACGTCTAAAAATGTTGAGCAAGCCTTATATTTCGTGCCTAAACCAAAAAAAATCGAATTGTGTTTGCACTTGCTCCGCGATACAATAAAAGGACGCATCATTATTTTTCGTAGAACAAAATATGGTGTTGATAAACTAGAAAAAACGCTACTTAAAAACAACTATAAAGTAGATAGTATTCATGGTGATAAAAGCCAGACACTACGTCAAGAGGCATTAAGTGATTTTAAGAAAAATAAGGTGGATATTTTAATTGCAACTGATGTTGCCGCGCGTGGTATTGATGTTGATGATGTGGATGCGGTTATTAATTTCGATATGCCAAATGTACCTGAAACCTATGTGCATCGTATTGGAAGAACGGCGCGTGCCGGTAATACTGGTGCCTCTTATTCCTTTTGCTCTGCTGATGAAAAAGAATATGTAAAAGCGATACAACAACTTATAAATCTTCAGTTAAATGTCGTAGAAGACCATCCGTATCCTTTAGATCCCAAAGCTAAAAAAGAAGTGCATACCTCTAATAAAACTGGAAGTAAGCACAGAAAAGGACGGAAGAGCGAAGGCTCGAAAAAGAAAAAGAAACGTTGGTACTAA
- a CDS encoding RNA polymerase sigma factor codes for MVTTFLNYFFFQGVTAGIKWSSNEQMTTNDQHYITKVLEGDTHAYAVLVDRYKDLVFTLALTMTKNREEAEEVAQDVFVKVYKNLAKFKGDSKFSTWVYRVSYNTCLDRIKKLKRTHSTVTIDAFTEHQIQTIDDTLFAMEIKERNEAILRCLNQLPIADSFILTLYYYEEQSLDEIAKAMRLKANHVKVKLFRSRKKLAAILRAQLEPEILEHYER; via the coding sequence ATGGTTACAACTTTTTTAAACTATTTTTTCTTTCAGGGTGTAACCGCGGGTATTAAGTGGTCGTCTAATGAGCAGATGACCACCAACGACCAACATTATATTACTAAAGTATTAGAAGGCGATACCCATGCTTATGCAGTACTGGTAGACCGTTACAAAGATTTGGTATTCACCTTAGCCTTAACAATGACTAAGAATAGGGAAGAAGCTGAAGAAGTAGCGCAGGATGTATTTGTAAAGGTATATAAGAATTTAGCGAAATTTAAAGGAGATTCAAAATTTTCAACCTGGGTGTACAGAGTGTCTTACAATACCTGTTTAGATCGTATTAAAAAGTTAAAGCGGACGCACAGCACTGTTACTATTGATGCGTTTACAGAACATCAAATCCAGACGATAGACGATACCTTATTTGCTATGGAAATTAAAGAACGAAATGAAGCCATACTAAGGTGTTTAAACCAGTTGCCAATCGCAGATTCATTTATACTCACCTTGTATTATTATGAAGAACAATCTTTAGATGAGATAGCAAAAGCAATGCGTTTAAAAGCGAATCATGTTAAGGTCAAATTATTTAGAAGTCGAAAAAAGTTAGCTGCTATTTTAAGAGCACAGTTAGAACCAGAAATACTAGAACATTATGAGCGATAA
- a CDS encoding DUF6249 domain-containing protein, with translation MGSEVIIMPIIIGSIFGIFYLYFSTRNRERLALIEKGADASIFGKGQEHTAPIWKVLILNIALLLMGIGSGIFIAMLLETYTTIDEGAIYPACIFLMAGLALFAGFKMTKQLDK, from the coding sequence ATGGGATCAGAAGTCATTATTATGCCAATTATAATTGGATCAATTTTCGGAATATTTTATTTGTATTTTTCAACTAGAAATAGAGAACGCTTAGCCTTAATAGAGAAAGGTGCAGACGCCAGTATTTTTGGCAAAGGTCAAGAACATACTGCGCCTATATGGAAAGTACTTATTTTGAATATCGCATTACTTTTAATGGGTATTGGATCTGGTATTTTTATCGCCATGCTATTAGAAACTTATACCACTATAGATGAAGGTGCTATCTATCCGGCTTGTATCTTTTTAATGGCCGGATTAGCCTTATTTGCAGGTTTTAAGATGACTAAACAACTGGACAAGTAA
- a CDS encoding DUF885 family protein: MKNYLILFSTILLFASCKDTTSSETQEITSEKNEAFSNMLDDFYEEGLKLNPLNATAAGDNRYNNSLPNTLTEAYVAQEKAYYQTFKTKAESYTNTTLNASEQLSRDILIWDCEVNLERFDFREDLTPINQMWTKQLTIGQLASGASSQPFKTVEDYDNWLERIDQYLEWVASAEEKMKAGMAANHVLPKSLIVKVVPQLKTIADTPLEDHLFYQPIKNLPESFSAEDKKRITEAYTTMVENKVIPAYAKLYNFMNIDYMNAGRLTSGIDDTPKGAAYYKHQIKLYTTTDMSADDIHNLGLKEVERILTEMEKVKTEVGFTGDIISFFDYVRNNQALMPYKTPEEIIAHFNAIHERMKPQIEILFDVKPKTGFEVRRTEAFREASASAEYNPGSLDGTRPGIFYTPIPEATKYNIFSDEALFLHEAIPGHHYQISLQQEDTNLPKFRKTLWYSAYGEGWALYSESLGKELGLYTDPYQYFGMLGMEMHRAIRLVVDTGLHAKGWTREQAINYSLEHEAESEASITSEIERYMANPGQALSYKIGQLKIRELRAKAEKALGDTFDIKQFHNEVLEPGCVPLTLLETKIDTWIANYK; this comes from the coding sequence ATGAAAAACTATCTCATACTCTTTTCTACTATCTTATTATTCGCTTCTTGTAAAGACACCACAAGTTCAGAAACTCAAGAAATCACGTCTGAAAAAAATGAAGCCTTCAGCAACATGTTGGATGATTTTTATGAAGAAGGCTTGAAACTAAATCCGCTTAATGCCACAGCTGCTGGTGATAACCGCTATAACAATAGCTTACCAAACACACTAACAGAGGCCTATGTTGCTCAAGAAAAAGCCTACTACCAAACCTTTAAAACAAAAGCCGAAAGCTATACTAATACAACTCTTAATGCTAGTGAACAACTTAGTCGTGACATTCTTATTTGGGATTGTGAAGTTAACTTAGAGCGTTTTGATTTTAGAGAAGATTTAACGCCAATTAACCAAATGTGGACCAAGCAATTAACCATTGGTCAATTAGCAAGTGGGGCTAGTTCCCAACCTTTTAAAACGGTTGAAGATTATGATAATTGGCTAGAACGCATAGATCAGTATTTAGAATGGGTGGCTTCTGCCGAAGAAAAGATGAAGGCAGGTATGGCTGCAAACCATGTTTTACCAAAAAGCCTGATTGTTAAAGTCGTACCGCAATTAAAAACAATTGCAGACACACCATTAGAAGACCATTTATTCTATCAGCCGATTAAAAATCTGCCGGAAAGTTTTTCTGCTGAAGACAAAAAACGGATCACCGAAGCGTATACTACTATGGTTGAAAACAAAGTGATTCCGGCCTATGCCAAACTATATAACTTTATGAATATTGATTATATGAATGCTGGCCGATTAACCAGTGGTATTGATGATACACCTAAAGGAGCCGCCTATTACAAGCATCAAATAAAGTTGTACACGACGACAGATATGTCTGCAGACGACATTCATAATCTTGGCTTAAAAGAAGTCGAACGTATTCTTACTGAAATGGAAAAAGTTAAAACCGAAGTGGGCTTTACGGGTGATATTATTTCATTTTTCGATTATGTTAGAAATAATCAAGCGTTAATGCCCTATAAAACACCTGAGGAGATTATTGCCCATTTTAATGCCATTCATGAGCGCATGAAACCGCAAATTGAAATCCTTTTTGATGTAAAACCAAAAACAGGCTTCGAAGTACGAAGAACCGAAGCCTTTCGGGAAGCCTCTGCAAGTGCAGAATACAATCCAGGTTCTTTAGACGGCACACGCCCAGGTATTTTTTATACACCAATTCCGGAGGCTACAAAATACAACATCTTTAGTGATGAAGCCTTGTTCTTACACGAAGCCATTCCTGGACACCATTACCAAATTTCATTACAACAGGAAGACACCAATTTACCAAAATTTAGAAAAACATTATGGTACAGTGCATATGGTGAAGGCTGGGCTTTATATAGCGAATCTTTAGGCAAAGAATTAGGGTTGTATACCGACCCTTATCAATACTTCGGGATGCTAGGTATGGAAATGCATAGAGCCATTCGCTTGGTGGTTGATACTGGTCTGCATGCTAAAGGCTGGACAAGAGAACAGGCCATCAACTATTCTTTAGAGCACGAAGCCGAGAGCGAAGCTAGTATTACCTCAGAAATAGAGCGTTATATGGCAAATCCAGGGCAAGCCTTGTCTTATAAAATCGGACAATTAAAAATTAGAGAATTACGTGCTAAAGCAGAAAAGGCTTTAGGAGACACTTTTGATATTAAGCAATTTCATAATGAGGTATTAGAACCTGGCTGCGTACCGCTGACTTTATTAGAAACTAAAATTGATACCTGGATTGCTAATTATAAATAG